In a single window of the Hirundo rustica isolate bHirRus1 chromosome 7, bHirRus1.pri.v3, whole genome shotgun sequence genome:
- the CARF gene encoding calcium-responsive transcription factor isoform X4, translating to MECQYGPRRKGFQPKKAGEQESTSGQLYKATCPARIYIKKVQKFPEYGVPTDPKIDKKIIRMEQEKAFNMLKKNLIDAGGVLRWYVQLPTQQAHQYHEMEASCLPPSPSHLSVSSPEEEEEVIRDENSTLPSRLHPQVADKIRELVSQGIEQVYAVRKQLRKYVERELFTPDEVPERHNLSFFPTVNDIKNHIHEVQKSLRNGEMVYNSDSIPATLQWTTDSGNVLTETVTVAFASPPSDGVLLWNTTQGENSVPACEHSRSSGVESVITKAESNQSGESLIPETAQLLSSLSSLQPKIFAQLQGLQLQSAFTSTSGSTALLAVNNHSPPSPASLLDSLGSAVSSHSLALSQGHSLQAGAGPTQDSAAAPSFGALPASDHSLLAMGQLVPAEGVDDSRSLEGGVHQILLGDVQTIPVQIVGSQPELTEENTEGVVTCVSRVKQEPREKALSMETDKIRDCHSSSP from the exons ATGGAGTGCCAATATGGGCCAAGGAGGAAAGGATTTCAGCCCAAAAAAGCTGGTGAGCAGGAAAGCACCTCTGGCCAGCTGTACAAAGCCACTTGTCCAGCAAG GATCTATATTAAAAAGGTTCAAAAGTTTCCAGAATACGGGGTTCCTACTGACCCTAAAATTGACAAGAAAATCATAagaatggagcaggagaaaGCATTCAACATGCTGAAGAAGAACTTGATAGATGCTGGTGGTGTCCTCAG GTGGTATGTACAGTTACCTACTCAGCAAGCCCACCAATATCATGAAATGGAAgcttcctgcctccctccttcACCATCCCATCTTTCTGTGTCTTctcctgaggaggaggaggaagtcaTCAGAGATGAGAACAGTACTCTGCCTTCTCGACTTCATCCTCAAGTGGCAGACAAGATCCGAGAGCTGGTGTCTCAGGGAATAGAGCAGGTCTATGCAGTGAGGAAGCAACTGAG AAAGTATGTGGAAAGGGAATTGTTCACGCCTGATGAAGTGCCAGAAAGACATAACCTGTCCTTCTTCCCCACTGTGAATGACATCAAGAACCACATTCATGAAGTGCAGAAGTCCCTAAGGAATGGAGAGATGGTGTATAATTCAGACAGTATCCCAGCAACG ctgcaaTGGACCACAGACAGTGGGAATGTCCTCACAGAAACAGTGACTGTTGCGTTTGCCTCACCACCTTCAGATG GGGTGTTGCTGTGGAATACAACCCAGGGAGAGAACTCTGTTCCTGCATGTGAACATTCAC GGAGCTCAGGAGTGGAGTCAGTCATCACCAAAGCAGAATCCAACCAGAGCGGGGAGTCCTTGATACCAGAAACAGCTCAGCTGTTGTCTTCACTCTCTTCACTTCAGCCCAAGATATTTGCACAACTTCAG GGATTACAGCTGCAGTCAGCATTTACCTCAACCAGCGGATCAACAGCCCTGCTAGCTGTAAACAACcattcccctcccagccctgcaagTCTCCTGGATTCCCTGGGGAGTGCAGTGAGCAGCCATTCTCTAGCACTGAGCCAGGGGCACAgtctgcaggcaggagctggcccAACACAGGACAGTGCTGCTGCACCTTCCTTtggggctctgcctgcctctgATCACAGTCTGCTTGCCATGGGCCAGCTGGTACCAGCTGAAGGAGTGGATGACTCCAGAAGCCTGGAAGGAGGAGTGCATCAGATTCTCTTGGGAGATGtacagactattccagtacaGATTGTGGGCAGCCAGCCAGAACTTA ctgaagaaaacacagagggTGTTGTTACCTGTGTGAGCCGAGTTAAACAAGAACCAAGAGAAAAAGCATTGTCTATGGAGACAGATAAAATCAGAGACTGCCACAGTTCCTCACCATAG